The Vigna angularis cultivar LongXiaoDou No.4 chromosome 6, ASM1680809v1, whole genome shotgun sequence genome contains the following window.
CTTTCAAATagattatttattactttttatacaCAGTGATGTTAATTTCACCTACACCATTACAAGATATACATTATTTCCCATTCCTAGTTAGAGTTGGTGCACcatctgattttttttcttccaaatctCACAAATAAGTTTCGAGTATGACATCCAATGTAACACTTGATTTGAGTGATATAAACTTTGAACTTCACAAATATTCTCTCCCTTTTATCTTTAATCAGTATAAATCCTTGCCTTTGAACTGATTTTTAAACCAagtcaaacttaaaaaaaaaacaaaactacaTTAAATAAACATCACACATATGCAGTGTTTTGTCTTTCTTATCTTTGTTTTGTTGGTTGTGTGAAGAAATAATGTTTTGTATAATCTTTTCAAGTTCTATAAGATTACAGTTCTAGCTATAGATATCGAAGACAGGAGGGATGGCCTAGAAAAAAATAGCCTCAAGAAATGCATTGGTCTACATAAAACAATAGTTGTAATATCAAAGTCTATAACCATGCAAATGCTTGGCCCATCTTCTAGCCATGTAAGGATCATGAAAATCCCAACTTTCAACACTGCTAGTCctgccaccaccaccacctgtGTTCATATCCCTCACTGTTTCTTCACCATCTTCTGAAGCATCACCTTTATGTTCTCCAACACCTACAACAGTTTCCCCTGTCCTTCTAACACACTCATCAATTTCACCTTCAATGTAGCTATATTCCACATACACATGAGTGCAGTCACCAAGGTCTAACAGAATCCTTCTTTCTTCTCCACCTCTTATCTCTCCAATCCTTATGACTCTGCCACTGCCAACTTCCTCTCCAGCCCCACATATTCTCAGCTGGATTTCTCGCACAATGCCTCCCAGCATCTTGGCCAAGAACTCCTCAAACTCTTGTATGACAAATCCACTAGAAGTGCCAAAGCCAAATCCCACATGAAATCTATGAATTGGAGTAGATGGTAGTTCCATGCTCACAGCATGGTATGGTCTAGTAGGATTATCTGATAAGTGCAGGATGCATGATTCGGGGTTCTTGTGCACACGGTCTTCAAGTATCTTTATCCCTTTCTTCAACCCTTCAACTGGATCAGCTTGCCCCATGTAAAACAAGCGGTCAATCACTTGAAGGGCTGTGCGCTTTCCATAAGATGTCATGCGTCTTAAGGGGAACACACGAGCCGCGGCTGAGGAATATGTAACAATGGCCAACCTGTCTATCTGTCTCAGGGAGAAAACCACAAGAGCCATTGCTTGTTTGAGAAGTCTTAGGTGTGGTCCATTTGGACTAGCCACCAAGACCAAATCAGTGGCTCGTTCGTGGGTGAGTTTCACAGAGAGATAGGCTCTATTTGAGGAAGGGCACATGATATAAGGTGTTTGCATTGGTGGAGATTGTACATGTGATGAGGAGCTGCAAGTTAAAGGGTGGAGTGATAAATGGCAAGGACATGAGGCATGTTTGGTCACTTGCAAAGCTGGATGATAACTGGTTGGTGCATTTGGTGGAATAGGCACAAGAGAGAAACTCAGCTTGGGACTGTCAGGTGCGTCATCAGGTTCAAcaggatcatcatcatcatagcGTGCGGAGCGTAGAAGAGATCGGCGATGAACACGGAAGGTAGCAATGGAATCATCAAGGATTCGAAGAATGGGATCACTTTGGTTGGAAGAAGTGAAAGGCCCACTAAGGTTGTTGTTTAGGTTGCGAGGGAGCTGAGTCCAATGGGCACGGCAAATGGGGCAAGTGACACTTCCATGGCGGACATTGGAAGAGATGCAGGCAAAATGGAATGCATGAGAGCACTGAGCAGTGAATATAGCTTGACCAGGACTGCTTCCCTTGCTGTGGTAACTAAGAGGATCTAAACATATTGCACACAAATTCTGCAGACAAACAAAACGAAGGAGGTGAGTCAAACGAACACTCTGTCAAGGAACAAGCATGCATTCATGAATAGTAGGAAGAAATACAATAATACATTCATAGTTTCGACCAAGAATGATGTTTGTTACAAATTGACCAGAAAGACAGACAGTGAGATTTGACTCAGGAACACACTAACCAAGAAAATGAATGTTCTGCTGTGTTTGCTTGTTAGTTTGAAGCTTCTAGTAGCATAGATGCATGTACATAACATGCATAGGTCCAATATTTTCAAAGCTAACCGTACCATggcagaagaagaaaataaaagaacaacTCCCATATATTCAAAGTGATATCACATTCTACTCATTTTGAGAAGGAATTAACTAGATTGTGATGATAGTGTAAAATATGGATTGCATTTATGACGATATTGCTGACTTCTGTAATAATTGTTTAAGAAGTCTTATCTTGCATGATTTCTAATCGGTGGATGTATAAAAGTCTTTATAGCGATAATGAATCAGAATTAAAGAGGcatttttaatgaaaagaaagtGGCATACAGACAAAGTTGTGATAAAACCAGATGAAGATTGAAGAAAATACATACTATATGGCAAATCGTATCACTCTAGTGGTTTTCATGCCAACATTCATACAAAATTACATGATTTAATCAACTAATCACTTTTTACCATTGGATTAAAGTACACAGAGAAAGTTGCGGTAAATTAAAAACGAGATTCCAAACTCAAAGTGACAATGGATTGTGTTCTTAACAAAAGTTCATTCCCTTCATTATGAAGCTATTGGATGAAAGACATGTGTATAGCATATATAATATCCAGAGAGGTTTTCACGACAATAGAAGGAAAAGCATGATCATGCATGTAGTGGCAGGTGAAACTTCCCAACGTGGGGTCAGCATTTAATGAATTGATTCTTGGCTTCACTAATGTGCCATGTGCAGGTGTTCACATGCCAGTATCTTCTATTAACCACCTTCGGTGTTCTATATATATTTCAGTACCAAAATAAATGATTTAAAGCCATTCGGCCAAATCACAGCACGAGACAAATAATAAAGCAAAAGGGTAgttaaaaagaagaattaagaatcaattacaaaaaagcaagaaaagaaaaaagaaaaaatgttccACAAGGTCAAACTTTTAGGTTCATTGGATTCCGAAGTGTTTCAAAGCAATAATAGACCGAATGCACAGATAGAAAACGCATGAAAGAATTGAGTACCAAAATGTCTAGTAGCTAGAAGTTGAAGAGTTACTTTAATCCTAAACgcataaaagtattattaaatCTCCAAGTTACGTTACCTCGGTAGAATCAACAATgttaatgattattaatttgCCAACCAAGTAAAATGAAAAGTCATGTGGTGGTTTAAGGAACTGAAAGTGAATTACCTTGCCATGAAGCTCATTGTTGATGTTGGTACTGATACCAGAATCTGTTTCCTCCATTACCTCCCCTGGGGAATTTTTTGTTCTTgatggagacacaaatgaagaaattgaggtctgcaaacaaacaacaataatgaCATTAATAACCACGACAAATTCATAAACAATCCATGTCACACCACCTTAATCACTATAATCAAAAAGCATTAtcagagaaaaacaaaagggaAATCCCAAAAATCAAGTAGGAAAGGGCATTCCCAAATCCATGATTTCACAGCCCAAAACCGACGATGGATGAAGAGGGCCATCCAATTGAACACCAATTTAGTAAAATTGCAGTCCATCCCAAAATGCAGATAAAGTTTGAATCTTTCCCCAAAATGCAAACAcccaaagaagaaagaaatgcaGAGTGTTGAGAAAAGGGAAAGTGGGAGTTTACAGTGGCAGATAGACTACAAGACGTGTCAATGGATACTGGATCCACCAAAGCCTTTCTCCTCGAGAATGAGCCACATGCATATGCTGCTGCCACAGCCACCTTCCTTGCTGCTTCTTTCAGCTTTGAAGTCCCTCTTCTTCCCCCTCCTCCTTCTCCcattctctcctttcttttcaCTATCTCAGTTGTTTGTGTCAAAGCTTAGAGTGTTAGAGGGTTACCCTCTGAAGcttttttgtgtttgtgtctCTGATGAGGCCACAACTGATGCAGAGGAAcagatgagagagagaaagagagagaaaagaaaagagacaaggAGCTCTGCAAAATTCAGCAATGAGCAGCTTCTGTTGCCGTCGCTGCTGTTACTTTTGTAAGTCactattattgttgttgtgttCTTTCTTCATCAGCACCACACACACGCTTATATAACATAAGTACATTACATTTCACAACCGCTTCTAAGCACTGCCACCCCTACATCATTATTATATTTGCCTATGCTCAATCACAtttaccaataaaaaaaataaccccTTTTTGTTTTTACCTTCTTACACTCTCTTCAACTTCAAACCAACAAGCCACCCTAATTCCCATTTTTTGCTTTGATCCATAaagattagttttttttttgttttttttttaattttgcgTGTAAGGGACAATGCTGtaatggtattttttatttatatatattaaatctgtTGAAAATTATCTTTTACCGGAGGATCTGTCCAATTAACTATATTTATGTGGAATATTGGATATTTTTTCATTCAGATTACTCAAAGTTGATATCTTTTAAAGGTTTAAATccaaatattcataaataaaaagagtCCGGCATACATTTAGGTATGTACAAATTTAAATCAGTTGAACCAGACTGAAAAAAATGTTAGGCGTTGAACACCTTTTtgaatggagaaaaaaaattgtataaagtTGAATATTTGATATGTGTTTATGAAAGTGTGGGtgattaaatgatttaaaatgctaaaaaatgttatttgatAGTTATTGAAAAAGAGTGTGAGAACCATATTTGCCATTTTGGGGAAACAACAGTATTCTTGTCAAAGATTGTAATTtgattgctttgaaaggaaaaTTGAAGTTTGGCTTGACAGTTTCTACTTCAAGTCATAGATTTAGATCCTATGGGTTACCTTTTTTCATGGGAAACTGACCAAAgcaaattttagttaattagtCTACAATTTGTAGCATCAAGCATCAATGTTACTTGCATCTAAAACGATATTTTAGTAAACAGAATAAAAGGGTGTTGAAATTGATGGAATAGCATGAAATGAGGAGGAAGGAAAAGGACCAATTTGGCCCTTTACAAAAACAATGATATTATGGGGCCATCCCACTAAAAACCTAATTGACCAATAGAAGTTGTTTACAGCAATAGTGAGATCCCTCCACTTGGACCACGCTTatattttcatccattttttcttccacttttttttttttttttgcaatgtttattcaaaaaatacttTGGTTTTGAAAATTCTATGTATGCATCAAGTTTATGCACTTTTTGaggaaaaaaaacacatttttatgGACCTAAATCTAGAGCTTGTGAAACATAATGACAATTTATGGGATGACTTCAATCATGACAAGTTTCCATTAGATTTAAAGCAGTTCACCCCACATTCCACACAGGGAATTGGGTCCACCAGTTTATAGCACAGggacacattttttttttcttattcttctttttcccttttaaaCATAGTAGCAGCAGCAATGTCCAATCTTTAATATTGGTACCATTTTTCAGCATGCGTTAGCTACAACTTAGAATCACTTTGGTACCAACttgtttcagaaaaaaaaaattaaactcgTGAATTGCCTCACAAGAGTCAAAACAGAGATCTGATTTGCTGGCAGGATTGAAAAGCAAAgtcatggagagggagaaaaatggggaaaatatataaaaaagaaatgagagagaaaaagagaagggtcAAAAGGGTTCCAAGAGGTGGGGAAAATGAccgttttatttgaatttaaaggTTCATGGCATTGATCCATAAGAACTTCCATAATTCCATTCTTTGgctttttctccttcttcttctttttcttttaatgtaaataaaaaaatggccATTTATTTGCAATGCAAAGGTGGTCAAAGCAAGAGAGACTAATGGGTTGGCTCCAAAATGCTTTTCTTGCATTGGTTGTATTCCACTTGTCTTCTTCATATACTTACATGAGCTACACAATATAtctctcttttttcctttttctatattcttcttcttttatagcTCTTGCATATTTATTGTTTAGCTTTTTAGGTTAGACACCTAATTGCTTCTCTCTTTGTTGGTGGAATTATTTGGATTAAGGGTACTTAAGATTCACTTTATAGTATTATTTAGATTCATCagatatgatttttatttattattatgccCAGCATtgagttgaaaatataatttttaattttagactTACTCTCATTGAAACTATTAATGCTTAGTTCAGTCAAGTTATTTGCTTCATGTATATTTTTAGTTCAATTCTAGTCATTTTAACACCTATTATCTAAACAAAAGTCATCTTAATACAAATCCATATTGAAAGACCACTAGAATTTCTAGTGGGTGACTGGCATGGTATGTTTTTTAtctaatcataatttaatttgacGTACTTagttaaataaagttttaatttttttcttctggggaaaattgtaattaagtaaaACTATCCAGACTGTAAGTCATAGGATTAACTGATATGGTTAAGCTAGTTGTGAATTTTCTTATTTGAATAGccaagtgaaaaaaaaaaggtaaagtgaaatttatttgaTCATAATAAAGCATactgtgaaagaaaaaaaagagagaagggGACTCAAAAGGGGTTATTCTGTAGTGTAGTTTGATTTGTGCTTTTGCATGCTTGCTGTTGCTTAGTTTCTTTCCATTCCCTTTGATCAGAAAAAGGATGAGTCGTCCCATTGATGATTAAACCGCGTTAAAATAATAGGTCTTCTTTGAACTACTGCCCTAGGTGACAATCAAATGCCTCTTTCCtccttttccctttttttcCCTTCCcaattctcttttcttttctcccaaaaatccaCAAGAGGGTCCCAAAATATTACCTACATATTAGGTTACTGTTTCAGATCAGATAAATACCATAAAGTATCTATATcggtagaaaaaaaataaaataaaaaaacataagaatcctaaataaagtaatattttacCACTCCTTGAGAGATGTTTAAATTACAAATGTCTCCCTCCTCttccttttatataatttagtcCATTTTAAAGTAAATGAATTTGTTAGTAGTAGTGAGTAATTATGAACAAACCTCTCAATTTAaaggttttcttcttttttttctttcttcaacttTTAAGGGCATGGAGAGATGCATTTGAATCCTGTGCTATCAATTTTTGGACTTCAGCAGAGAAAACAGTATTTTGAATCATACCACCAATcctttttcaatctttgttcagAATCttcatttcaacttttaaagtGATAAAGTTTGCATTAGAGGTTCTAAACTAACTTTAGATAATGCAGAGTGTTATAAGATGAGAAAAAAGTTAACCTATATGAATGTAGATTATACTATAGCAGTTATATTATAACATCTTAAACTAAATCTATCAGGGTTTGAACTTTGGATCATGCTCACCAGGATGGATTTTTTGAGTTAACTAATGCACTAGACAACAATCTAAGCAATCAGCTAAGAAATCAAACGTGTACTGAAATTATTATTACGAGTACAAACGTATTAGCAGAGCAAGTTTGTGTCCAAGtacaaatattatctttttcttttgtgtcCATAAGTTATTTGGAATGGTTAGGTAGTGATGATGCTCCTTCTCACATGCTTCAGGCAAGACATATAACAAGAAGACAAATGACAAAAAACcaacaattcaaatttaataggTACGAGCTTGTATTGAGTTGTCGAGGTAATCAATCACTAAACTTGAATGTGCTAATTTTAATGCAGATTCAGGTTTATTCATAATTGTGGGGTATGAGAAGTGTATCAAAATTGGATAGTTTGTCTTGAAAGCAAGTGGTTATAATAGAGCCAGAAAACGATGGATGCACCAAAGGAAAATAATGACAGTACTGAGAACTTAGGGAATCTCTTTTTGTGAATGACATGGGAAAGCTATTGGTGATCCTCTCTTGCCTCT
Protein-coding sequences here:
- the LOC108340971 gene encoding probable E3 ubiquitin-protein ligase WAVH2, which gives rise to MGEGGGGRRGTSKLKEAARKVAVAAAYACGSFSRRKALVDPVSIDTSCSLSATTSISSFVSPSRTKNSPGEVMEETDSGISTNINNELHGKNLCAICLDPLSYHSKGSSPGQAIFTAQCSHAFHFACISSNVRHGSVTCPICRAHWTQLPRNLNNNLSGPFTSSNQSDPILRILDDSIATFRVHRRSLLRSARYDDDDPVEPDDAPDSPKLSFSLVPIPPNAPTSYHPALQVTKHASCPCHLSLHPLTCSSSSHVQSPPMQTPYIMCPSSNRAYLSVKLTHERATDLVLVASPNGPHLRLLKQAMALVVFSLRQIDRLAIVTYSSAAARVFPLRRMTSYGKRTALQVIDRLFYMGQADPVEGLKKGIKILEDRVHKNPESCILHLSDNPTRPYHAVSMELPSTPIHRFHVGFGFGTSSGFVIQEFEEFLAKMLGGIVREIQLRICGAGEEVGSGRVIRIGEIRGGEERRILLDLGDCTHVYVEYSYIEGEIDECVRRTGETVVGVGEHKGDASEDGEETVRDMNTGGGGGRTSSVESWDFHDPYMARRWAKHLHGYRL